In Musa acuminata AAA Group cultivar baxijiao chromosome BXJ3-11, Cavendish_Baxijiao_AAA, whole genome shotgun sequence, one DNA window encodes the following:
- the LOC103970887 gene encoding uncharacterized protein LOC103970887 isoform X1, with the protein MVIRRYADDIVQRSIERDVVVDLESGMNALINQREGAKDVDLSAGQGRRVMNKGWGGLMGIDGFMHVEEAAKSANIMTSCSALPLTNAEASVDKRNRGEEGPNLLEKKVGAEKTKKKGCKKPPKPPRPPKSPPLDAADQKLIREISELAMMKRARIERMKLKMKNAKSTSSNGNLCALVVTILFCLVIIWQGAFSGGNSTAGFHGSPESSLRIGSGLISVRIHKKASENGRNMPYSATPNNGEPVS; encoded by the exons ATGGTTATTCGTAGATATGCTGACGATATTGTACAG AGATCAATCGAGAGAGATGTTGTTGTGGATCTGGAAAGTGGCATGAATGCACTAATCAACCAACGAGAGGGAGCAAAAGATGTGGACTTGAGTGCGGGGCAGGGGAGAAGAGTGATGAATAAGGGATGGGGTGGTCTTATGGGCATCGATGGGTTCATGCATGTTGAAGAAGCTGCGAAATCAGCAAACATTATGACAAGTTGTTCTGCGCTTCCTCTCACAAATGCTGAAGCTTCAGTGGACAAGAGGAACAGAGGAGAGGAAGGCCCAAACCTGTTGGAGAAGAAGGTGGGAGCCGAGAAGACTAAAAAGAAGGGCTGTAAGAAGCCTCCAAAACCTCCCCGGCCTCCCAAGTCACCACCTTTGGATGCTGCTGATCAGAAGCTGATAAGGGAGATATCTGAGCTTGCCATGATGAAGCGGGCAAGGATCGAGCGAATGAAACTGAAGATGAAGAATGCCAAGTCGACATCTTCTAATGGCAACTTGTGTGCCTTGGTTGTTACCattcttttctgccttgttatAATCTGGCAAG GAGCTTTCTCTGGAGGCAATTCTACTGCTGGATTTCATGGTTCCCCTGAATCTTCCCTAAGGATTGGCAGTGGATTGATCTCCGTTCGAATCCACAAGAAGGCCTCGGAAAATGGCCGTAATATGCCTTACTCAGCAACTCCAAA TAACGGGGAACCAGTTTCTTGA
- the LOC103970887 gene encoding uncharacterized protein LOC103970887 isoform X2 translates to MDAQRSIERDVVVDLESGMNALINQREGAKDVDLSAGQGRRVMNKGWGGLMGIDGFMHVEEAAKSANIMTSCSALPLTNAEASVDKRNRGEEGPNLLEKKVGAEKTKKKGCKKPPKPPRPPKSPPLDAADQKLIREISELAMMKRARIERMKLKMKNAKSTSSNGNLCALVVTILFCLVIIWQGAFSGGNSTAGFHGSPESSLRIGSGLISVRIHKKASENGRNMPYSATPNNGEPVS, encoded by the exons ATGGATGCACAGAGATCAATCGAGAGAGATGTTGTTGTGGATCTGGAAAGTGGCATGAATGCACTAATCAACCAACGAGAGGGAGCAAAAGATGTGGACTTGAGTGCGGGGCAGGGGAGAAGAGTGATGAATAAGGGATGGGGTGGTCTTATGGGCATCGATGGGTTCATGCATGTTGAAGAAGCTGCGAAATCAGCAAACATTATGACAAGTTGTTCTGCGCTTCCTCTCACAAATGCTGAAGCTTCAGTGGACAAGAGGAACAGAGGAGAGGAAGGCCCAAACCTGTTGGAGAAGAAGGTGGGAGCCGAGAAGACTAAAAAGAAGGGCTGTAAGAAGCCTCCAAAACCTCCCCGGCCTCCCAAGTCACCACCTTTGGATGCTGCTGATCAGAAGCTGATAAGGGAGATATCTGAGCTTGCCATGATGAAGCGGGCAAGGATCGAGCGAATGAAACTGAAGATGAAGAATGCCAAGTCGACATCTTCTAATGGCAACTTGTGTGCCTTGGTTGTTACCattcttttctgccttgttatAATCTGGCAAG GAGCTTTCTCTGGAGGCAATTCTACTGCTGGATTTCATGGTTCCCCTGAATCTTCCCTAAGGATTGGCAGTGGATTGATCTCCGTTCGAATCCACAAGAAGGCCTCGGAAAATGGCCGTAATATGCCTTACTCAGCAACTCCAAA TAACGGGGAACCAGTTTCTTGA
- the LOC135652317 gene encoding LOB domain-containing protein 24-like gives MSNPTRCAACRYLRRRCCEDCVLAPYFPSANPHRFACVHRIFGASNVARMLQQIPVEHRRQAADAIAMEAYWRVQDPVYGSVGFISMLQREISVVQRELAETQAQITMYASQAQSQPNQIAAAQCLVEDGHLVPSQPPFPGLYQRDDISQETLRRHF, from the exons ATGTCGAATCCAACTCGATGCGCGGCGTGTCGGTATCTGAGGAGGAGATGCTGTGAGGACTGCGTGTTGGCGCCTTACTTCCCCTCCGCCAACCCCCATAGATTTGCCTGCGTTCACAGAATCTTTGGGGCCAGCAACGTCGCTCGAATGCTGCAG CAAATTCCAGTGGAGCACAGAAGACAAGCCGCAGATGCCATTGCGATGGAGGCCTACTGGCGTGTGCAGGATCCGGTTTATGGGAGCGTTGGGTTCATCTCAATGTTGCAGAGGGAGATTAGTGTCGTTCAACGTGAGCTAGCTGAGACACAAGCTCAGATCACCATGTACGCCTCCCAAGCACAGTCCCAACCCAATCAAATAGCTGCGGCCCAATGCTTGGTGGAAGACGGGCATTTGGTTCCAAGTCAACCGCCCTTCCCTGGTCTCTACCAGCGAGATGACATCTCACAGGAGACCTTGCGAAGGCATTTTTAA
- the LOC103970432 gene encoding transcription factor bHLH149: MTISNGDGDSAAKDGRRERKRKRRAEPSLVKWKTEGEQKTYSSKLIEALRRVRRSSATGAASAATDHSRSRAVREAADRALAAAARGRTRWSRAILCGRTLKRRVLPRAGRPKPVGPARAAERSKPPALKTKARVLGRLVPGCRKLPLPSLLEEVSDYIAALEMQIRAMSVIAEALSAVGGAPSPAQTEGPM; this comes from the coding sequence ATGACGATCTCGAATGGGGACGGGGATTCGGCAGCTAAGGATGGCAGAAGGGAGAGGAAGCGGAAGCGCCGGGCGGAGCCATCACTGGTTAAGTGGAAGACGGAGGGCGAGCAGAAGACCTACTCCTCCAAGCTCATCGAGGCCCTCCGGCGCGTGCGCCGATCATCTGCTACGGGAGCGGCGTCAGCGGCCACGGACCACTCGCGTAGCCGCGCCGTACGGGAGGCGGCGGACCGGGCGCTGGCGGCCGCGGCGCGAGGCCGGACGCGGTGGAGCCGCGCGATCCTCTGCGGCCGGACGCTCAAGCGCAGGGTCCTTCCGCGGGCCGGCCGACCGAAACCCGTCGGGCCCGCCCGGGCGGCGGAGAGGAGCAAGCCGCCGGCCCTGAAGACGAAGGCGAGGGTCCTAGGCCGGCTGGTCCCCGGCTGCCGCAAGCTGCCCTTGCCATCGCTTCTAGAGGAGGTATCGGACTACATCGCGGCGCTCGAGATGCAGATCCGGGCCATGAGCGTGATCGCCGAGGCCCTCTCTGCCGTCGGCGGAGCCCCGTCACCGGCTCAAACGGAGGGGCCGATGTGA